The Bacteroidota bacterium DNA window TCGTACCAATCTCCCAGATTGCTCGTTATGATCCCATCTTTTGCCTGGGTTGAGAGATAATCGACATAGCGTTTCATGCTTTCGTACGAAACGACGAGCGTAGAAGTATCGCCGTACCATTCATACTGATGCCACGGAACGAGCACACCGGCGATTCCCCACTCGGGAGCCTCGTTCCAAAATGCATGGGGCGGCATCCCTACCATAAAGTTCGGACAGTTCGTCGGAATGTGTCCGTCCGGAAGCTGAGTATCTCTCACGTCGCGCAGAATTTTGTTGATCCAATCGTGGACGTCGAACCGGTAACTGATGGCGCGGATCATATGCCAGTTCTGTTCCTGGTAGCCGTTCTTCTCGCGATGGGGGCAATCCGTCGCGACATAGCTCATGTTCGATCGGATCGACCAATCGATCAGATGTTCTGCATTATTCTGAAGTTCGCTTGAACAATTGAATGCGCCGACGACCTCATTAGCCGCGCGCGTATGAACAAGCTCGATCTTTTTTATTACCGGAAGGCCGTCCGGGTTGGAAGCGCCGGGGGGAACCGCTCCCGTCACCCCAACATATTGGCATCCAACATAGCAGAAAAGAATCTCATGCGTTTCGTTGCCCGAACCGCGAACCGTATAATCATGCCAGATGTCTTTATTCGTTCCCCATGTATACGTGAATCGTACATGCCCGGCCGAATCGACGTACTCGCAGGGCTTAAAACGAATTCGGCTGCCGGATGTCCCCGAAACTGTAAAGCGAAGCAATGCAGAACAATTTTGAGGGAAGAGATAGGTGTATTCTTCGGCTCCCACTTTTTTGATTTCCGTGGGCTCGAAGATCTCAAATTCCTTTATCGGAGGAGAAGTGAGTGGCAATATTGCGGTTTCCGGAGGATCAACTGCCGATACTTTCTTCCATGCATGGTCCTCGAATGAAGCGCGGTCCCATCCCTCAGGATTCCTGCGTGCATCATAATCTTCCCCGCCGTAGATGTGTGAGAAGACAAGCGGCCCGTACGTCCACTTCCACGAAGCATTACTCGTCACGACGGTGTCTTTGTCGGAGGCTAGGAGGAAATGTGCTTCGAGCCAAAGGAGGTACGGATGCCCGTTGGAGAAATCGGGCATCGCATCCGTTTTTGAATACCGTTTCGGGTCATTCGCCGGTCCGACGCGCCAGTACGAATTTCCAAGCATCACCCCAAAGACATTCTCCCCTTTTCTGACACAGCTTGCAAGGTCGAATTCCTGAGTATAAATGGTCTTGCTGTATTCCGACCAGGCTTGGTTGATGACAGATGATCCAACCTGCGCGCCGTTCATCCTGAGCTGATAGTGGCCGAGACCGACGACACGAACCGAGCTTTTTACCGGCTTTGACGAGAGATTAAATTGCAGCCTTAGAATCGGGCAGGGATTCTTATCGACATTGGTCGAATCAATTTGAGGAGAAATCCATTGTGCGTGAGGGGAAATCTTCCCCGCCGCTTCAGAGTAAAGCGGTGAATGGCACTGGCATGAAAAGGAAAAAACAATGAGTGCAAGAACAGTTGTCTGCGATCTATTCACGGGATGGGCCTTTCATACTCGATGAGCCGATGACAGAAGTCTTCCACAAAAAACAATCGCCTGCGGACCGGAAAAATGTAAACAAAAGCGGAAGGAATTACAAGAAGAGGAATCGGTAAGTGGTGGGGTTTTTTAACTTCCAATCACGATGTTCACCCTGAGCGGAGCCGCGACGTCATCCTTCGACGCGCTCCGCTTGCTCAGGATGAGCCGTCGCGGCGGAGTCGAAGGGCGGAAGGTAATTTCCTTTCAAAAGACCCCGCTACCAATCGGTAGGTGGTCTGGCAAGCGATCCGGAATGGCAAAAAACAAATCCATCCCCTCTCCTCTTGCCGAGGAAGGAGGATGGATCT harbors:
- a CDS encoding family 78 glycoside hydrolase catalytic domain → MNRSQTTVLALIVFSFSCQCHSPLYSEAAGKISPHAQWISPQIDSTNVDKNPCPILRLQFNLSSKPVKSSVRVVGLGHYQLRMNGAQVGSSVINQAWSEYSKTIYTQEFDLASCVRKGENVFGVMLGNSYWRVGPANDPKRYSKTDAMPDFSNGHPYLLWLEAHFLLASDKDTVVTSNASWKWTYGPLVFSHIYGGEDYDARRNPEGWDRASFEDHAWKKVSAVDPPETAILPLTSPPIKEFEIFEPTEIKKVGAEEYTYLFPQNCSALLRFTVSGTSGSRIRFKPCEYVDSAGHVRFTYTWGTNKDIWHDYTVRGSGNETHEILFCYVGCQYVGVTGAVPPGASNPDGLPVIKKIELVHTRAANEVVGAFNCSSELQNNAEHLIDWSIRSNMSYVATDCPHREKNGYQEQNWHMIRAISYRFDVHDWINKILRDVRDTQLPDGHIPTNCPNFMVGMPPHAFWNEAPEWGIAGVLVPWHQYEWYGDTSTLVVSYESMKRYVDYLSTQAKDGIITSNLGDWYDYGHGKGDGPAQWTPAEVSATAIWALGAQTIVHTAEVLRQARDRDRYDSLFKQIISDFQKHFYDRQHHQVINNGSCQAGNATAVCVGLLPEEEREGAIQSIVDDLSKRGWQQTTGEVLHIFLIRALAENGRGDVLHKIYSREGPGSYGFMVREGLTTLPESWSAVRGTGSSMNHFMLGQLMEWHYAYVAGIRQQPGSVGWRKILIAPEPGNMQSASAEFKSPQGRISVHWNQESGKFFLTAIIPAGVEAAALLPDGSTKQLSSGENKLTSAMH